In Astatotilapia calliptera chromosome 16, fAstCal1.2, whole genome shotgun sequence, one genomic interval encodes:
- the pde9aa gene encoding high affinity cGMP-specific 3',5'-cyclic phosphodiesterase 9A isoform X2: MMDKEELFQNVLTRAAEQFSKAFKINKLKTEVTNRLTMLEKRVELEGMKVMEIEKCRNDIKKLREEIASRNNSNFLDDNKKRSPCIPSDPKCHLSKETMEALTLPTFDAWQWEPNEMLSCLEHMYHDLGLVRDFNINPITLKRWLLCIHDNYRNNPYHNFRHCFCVTQMMYSMICLCSLQEKFTQMEILALMTAAVCHDLDHPGFNNMYQINARTEMALRYNDISPLENHHCAVAFQIFSQPDCNIFFNFDPEAFKQIRQETITLILATDMARHSEILKTFKQKVDNFDYTNKEHVACLKMVLIKCCDISNEVRPMEVAEPWVDCLLEEYFMQSDREKAEGLPVAPFMDREKVTKSTAQTGFIKFILLPMFETVMKLFPQIEEVMVKPLRESRDRYEELKQTDDAVNEVQKKKSENLTMDGEK; the protein is encoded by the exons GGCATTCAAAATCAACAAGCTGAAGACTGAGGTCACCAACCGTCTCACAATGTTGGAAAAGAGAGTAGAGC TGGAGGGGATGAAGGTGATGGAGATTGAGAAGTGTCGCAATGACATCAAGAAGCTCCGTGAGGAGATCGCATCCAGAAACAACAG taatTTTTTGGATGACAACAAGAAGCGGAGTCCTTGCATTCCCTCTGACCCCAAA tgCCATCTGTCTAAGGAGACAATGGAAGCTCTTACATTGCCTACGTTTGATGCTTGGCAGTGGGAGCCCAATGAG ATGCTGAGCTGTCTGGAACATATGTACCATGACCTGGGCTTGGTCAGAGACTTTAATATAAATCCCATCACACTGAAAAGATGGCTG CTGTGTATCCATGACAACTACAGGAATAACCCCTACCACAACTTCCGCCACTGTTTCTGTGTCACCCAGATGATGTACAGCATGATCTGCCTCTGCAGCCTTCAG GAGAAGTTTACTCAGATGGAGATTCTGGCTCTCATGACAGCTGCTGTGTGTCATGACCTCGATCATCCTGGATTCAACAACAT GTATCAGATCAACGCTAGAACGGAGATGGCCCTTCGCTACAATGATATTTCTCCTCTGGAGAACCACCACTGTGCTGTGGCCTTCCAGATTTTCTCCCAGCCTGATTGCAACATATTCTTCAACTTTGACCCTGAGGCCTTTAAACAGATACGACAG GAAACTATCACATTGATCCTGGCCACAGACATGGCACGCCACAGTGAGATCCTAAAAACCTTCAAGCAGAAAGTTGACAACTTTGACTACACAAATAAGGAGCATGTTGCCTGC CTGAAGATGGTACTTATCAAATGTTGTGACATCTCCAATGAAGTGCGGCCCATGGAGGTGGCTGAGCCTTGGGTCGATTGCCTGCTGGAGGAGTACTTCATGCAG AGTGACAGGGAGAAGGCTGAGGGACTTCCTGTGGCTCCGTTCATGGACAGAGAAAAGGTCACCAAGTCAACAGCCCAGACTGGCTTCATCAAATTCATCCTCCTCCCCATGTTTGAGACTGTGATGAAG CTGTTCCCACAGATTGAGGAGGTGATGGTAAAGCCACTCAGAGAGTCAAGAGACCGGTACGAAGAGCTCAAACAGACTGATGATGCCGTGAACGAG gtgcagaaaaagaaaagtgagaatTTAACAATggatggtgagaagtga
- the wdr4 gene encoding tRNA (guanine-N(7)-)-methyltransferase non-catalytic subunit wdr4 translates to MSAVGFCGNWIIITCDKKLFAVHTKEARDPFVFDCSTAEKKPKNTKDEKNSDGGSSEETGSDKVLAFAVSPSGKLLALTDDNKRLVLFRCEPSWHYISIRWVVRRCTSLVFTQAEEELLVADKSGDVYVFSVVEPQKEGELKMGHLSMLLALTVALDDKYIITADRDEKIRVSHLRSPYNIQSFCLGHRQFVSALQILSAHPHWLLSGSGDGTLKLWDYESGSELQSLDLRQLDETTSSEADKDKDTTVCRITSSSDGQYVAVQCDSVPILQLFTLTQKGKEKLVPHSRISLPCCPLDVNFDPEGRLWVLMDSSDAPLQIYSLTHSSWECVVHVPELNRVTKAFRPHWETLEASLRTNNRFEQLHKVTFDNVAVYLQRKQQRLEEQHLKRSGGQRAKGNKKVKKETESVTQPFA, encoded by the exons ATGAGTGCTGTAGGTTTTTGTGGAAACTGGATTATTATCACCTGCGACAAAAAACTGTTTGCAGTGCATACAAAGGAAGCCAG AGATCCATTTGTGTTTGACTGCAGCACTGCTGAGAAGAAGCCTAAGAATACAAAGGATGAGAAGAACAG TGATGGTGGTTCCTCagaagaaacaggaagtgataaaGTCCTCGCCTTTGCTGTATCTCCATCTGGAAAGCTCCTGGCACTGACTGATGACAACAAGAGACTAGTTTTGTTTCGCTGTGAGCCTTCATGGCACTACATCAGCATCAG GTGGGTGGTGAGGAGGTGCACGTCCCTGGTGTTCACCCAGGCTGAGGAGGAGCTGCTGGTGGCGGACAAATCAGGAGATGTGTACGTGTTCTCGGTGGTTGAGCCACAGAAAGAAGGCGAGCTGAAGATGGGCCACCTATCTATGCTGCTAGCTCTA ACAGTGGCGCTGGATGACAAGTACATCATCACAGCTGACCGTGATGAGAAGATCAGAGTGAGCCATCTCAGGTCTCCATACAACATCCAGTCCTTCTGCCTGGGACATCGTCA GTTTGTCAGCGCCCTGCAGATCCTGTCAGCACATCCACACTGGCTTCTGTCTGGATCAGGG GATGGGACGTTGAAGCTGTGGGACTATGAATCTGGTTCTGAGCTGCAGAGTTTGGACCTCAGACAGCTTGACGAGACCACAAGCTCTGAGGCTGACAAAGACAAG GATACAACAGTGTGCCGAATTACCAGCTCGAGTGACGGTCAGTATGTAGCTGTGCAGTGTGACAG CGTGCCCATACTCCAGCTTTTCACACTGACTCAGAAGGGCAAGGAGAAGCTTGTGCCACACAGCAGGATCTCCCTGCCCTGCTGTCCCCTGGACGTGAACTTTGACCCCGAAGGACGACTGTGGGTGCTGATGGACTCTAGTGATGCACCACTTCAAATCTACTCACTGACACACAGCTCCTGGGAG TGTGTTGTTCATGTACCTGAACTTAACAGAGTGACTAAAGCCTTCAGGCCACACTGGGAGACACTTGAAG CCTCCTTAAGGACTAATAACCGGTTTGAGCAGCTGCACAAGGTGACCTTTGACAATGTGGCGGTGTACCTCCAGAGGAAACAACAAAGGCTGGAGGAGCAGCACCTGAAGAGGAGCGGGGGTCAAAGAGCAAAGGGCAACAAGAAGGTCAAGAAGGAAACTGAGTCGGTGACTCAGCCATTTGCCTGA
- the pde9aa gene encoding high affinity cGMP-specific 3',5'-cyclic phosphodiesterase 9A isoform X1, with the protein MPTLSSDKEELFQNVLTRAAEQFSKAFKINKLKTEVTNRLTMLEKRVELEGMKVMEIEKCRNDIKKLREEIASRNNSNFLDDNKKRSPCIPSDPKCHLSKETMEALTLPTFDAWQWEPNEMLSCLEHMYHDLGLVRDFNINPITLKRWLLCIHDNYRNNPYHNFRHCFCVTQMMYSMICLCSLQEKFTQMEILALMTAAVCHDLDHPGFNNMYQINARTEMALRYNDISPLENHHCAVAFQIFSQPDCNIFFNFDPEAFKQIRQETITLILATDMARHSEILKTFKQKVDNFDYTNKEHVACLKMVLIKCCDISNEVRPMEVAEPWVDCLLEEYFMQSDREKAEGLPVAPFMDREKVTKSTAQTGFIKFILLPMFETVMKLFPQIEEVMVKPLRESRDRYEELKQTDDAVNEVQKKKSENLTMDGEK; encoded by the exons GGCATTCAAAATCAACAAGCTGAAGACTGAGGTCACCAACCGTCTCACAATGTTGGAAAAGAGAGTAGAGC TGGAGGGGATGAAGGTGATGGAGATTGAGAAGTGTCGCAATGACATCAAGAAGCTCCGTGAGGAGATCGCATCCAGAAACAACAG taatTTTTTGGATGACAACAAGAAGCGGAGTCCTTGCATTCCCTCTGACCCCAAA tgCCATCTGTCTAAGGAGACAATGGAAGCTCTTACATTGCCTACGTTTGATGCTTGGCAGTGGGAGCCCAATGAG ATGCTGAGCTGTCTGGAACATATGTACCATGACCTGGGCTTGGTCAGAGACTTTAATATAAATCCCATCACACTGAAAAGATGGCTG CTGTGTATCCATGACAACTACAGGAATAACCCCTACCACAACTTCCGCCACTGTTTCTGTGTCACCCAGATGATGTACAGCATGATCTGCCTCTGCAGCCTTCAG GAGAAGTTTACTCAGATGGAGATTCTGGCTCTCATGACAGCTGCTGTGTGTCATGACCTCGATCATCCTGGATTCAACAACAT GTATCAGATCAACGCTAGAACGGAGATGGCCCTTCGCTACAATGATATTTCTCCTCTGGAGAACCACCACTGTGCTGTGGCCTTCCAGATTTTCTCCCAGCCTGATTGCAACATATTCTTCAACTTTGACCCTGAGGCCTTTAAACAGATACGACAG GAAACTATCACATTGATCCTGGCCACAGACATGGCACGCCACAGTGAGATCCTAAAAACCTTCAAGCAGAAAGTTGACAACTTTGACTACACAAATAAGGAGCATGTTGCCTGC CTGAAGATGGTACTTATCAAATGTTGTGACATCTCCAATGAAGTGCGGCCCATGGAGGTGGCTGAGCCTTGGGTCGATTGCCTGCTGGAGGAGTACTTCATGCAG AGTGACAGGGAGAAGGCTGAGGGACTTCCTGTGGCTCCGTTCATGGACAGAGAAAAGGTCACCAAGTCAACAGCCCAGACTGGCTTCATCAAATTCATCCTCCTCCCCATGTTTGAGACTGTGATGAAG CTGTTCCCACAGATTGAGGAGGTGATGGTAAAGCCACTCAGAGAGTCAAGAGACCGGTACGAAGAGCTCAAACAGACTGATGATGCCGTGAACGAG gtgcagaaaaagaaaagtgagaatTTAACAATggatggtgagaagtga